A single Macaca mulatta isolate MMU2019108-1 chromosome 11, T2T-MMU8v2.0, whole genome shotgun sequence DNA region contains:
- the DENR gene encoding density-regulated protein → MAADISESSGADCKGDSRNSAKLDADYPLRVLYCGVCSLPTEYCEYMPDVAKCRQWLEKNFPNEFAKLTVENSPKQEAGISEGQGTAGEEEEKKKQKRGGRGQIKQKKKTVPQKVTIAKIPRAKKKYVTRVCGLATFEIDLKEAQRFFAQKFSCGASVTGEDEIIIQGDFTDDIIDVIQEKWPEVDDDSIEDLGEVKK, encoded by the exons ATGGCTGCTGACATTTCGGAATCCAGCGGGGCTGATTGCAAAGGAGACTCAAGGAACAGTGCCAAGTTAGATGCCGATTACCCACTTCGAGTCCTTTATTGTGGAG TCTGTTCATTACCAACAGAG taCTGTGAATATATGCCTGATGTTGCTAAATGTAGACAATGGTTAGAGAAgaattttccaaatgaatttgCAAAACTTACTGTAG aaaattcACCCAAACAAGAAGCTGGAATTAGTGAGGGTCAAGGAACAgcaggggaagaagaggaaaagaaaaaacagaagagag GTGGAAGGGgtcaaataaaacagaaaaagaagaccGTACCACAAAAGGTTACTATAGCCAAAATTCCCAGAGCAAAGAAGAAATATGTGACAAGAGTGTGTGGCCTTGCAACTTTTG aaattgatcTTAAAGAAGCACAAAGATTTTTTGCTCAAAAATTCTCCTGTGGTGCCTCAGTAACAGGGGAGGATGAAATTATCATTCAGGGAGActttacagatgacataattgaCGTCATTCAGGAAAAATGGCCAGAG GTAGATGATGACAGCATCGAAGATCTTGGAGAAGTAAAGAAGTGA